A window from Zingiber officinale cultivar Zhangliang chromosome 7A, Zo_v1.1, whole genome shotgun sequence encodes these proteins:
- the LOC122002030 gene encoding CTD small phosphatase-like protein 2 isoform X1 produces the protein MLPFLEKTMETSDIHSNESIEEMMFNSDDACFYLATHQEFNMNCLSGDLGETECFSPQLDFRSMHDIQPIPSSCPLFPEDETQERKPITLVLDLDETLVHSSLDHCNDADFTFSVFFNMKKHTVYVRRRPFLQMFLERVAQMFEIVIFTASQSIYAAQLLDILDPEQKIFSRRIYRESCIFVDGCYTKDLTILGVDLAKVAIIDNTPQVFHLQVNNGIPIKSWFDDPSDDAFIQLLPFLESLVDAEDVRPIIAKKFGNKL, from the exons ATGCTGCCATTCCTTGAGAAGACCATGGAAACCAGTGACATTCACAGTAATGAATCAATTGAAGAAATGATGTTTAACTCAGATGATGCATGCTTTTACTTAGctactcatcaagaattcaacatgAATTGTCTATCTGGTGATTTAGGAGAAACAGAATGCTTCAGTCCGCAGTTAGATTTCAGATCCATGCATGATATACAGCCAATTCCATCCAGTTGTCCTTTATTCCCAGAGGACGAAACACAGGAAAGGAAGCCCATAACTCTTGTGCTCGACTTAGATG AAACTCTGGTTCATTCTTCGCTAGATCACTGTAACGATGCAGATTTCACCTTTTCAGTTTTCTTTAACATGAAGAAGCATACTGTATATGTAAGGAGGAGACCTTTCCTACAGATGTTCCTCGAGAGAGTAGCACAAATGTTCGAAATTGTTATTTTCACAGCCAGTCAAAGCATCTATGCTGCACAATTACTTGACATACTGGATCCAGAACAGAAAATATTTTCTAGGCGCATCTATCGTGAATCTTGTATATTCGTGGATGGCTGCTATACGAAGGACCTAACTATCTTGGGAGTTGACCTAGCCAAAGTTGCCATAATAGACAATACTCCACAG GTTTTCCACTTGCAAGTTAATAACGGCATTCCAATTAAAAGTTGGTTTGATGATCCATCCGATGATGCTTTTATTCAATTACTTCCTTTTCTTGAATCCCTAGTCGATGCCGAGGATGTTCGCCCAATTATTGCGAAAAAGTTTGGTAATAAACTGTAG
- the LOC122002029 gene encoding benzyl alcohol O-benzoyltransferase-like — translation MASSSLSFTVRRQEPILVAPASATPHEFKRLSDVDDQDGLRFHIPVIQFYGNHPSMAGRDPGKVIREALSRALVFYYPFAGRLRETEGRKLVVECTGEGVLFVEADADVSLEQFGDALQPPFPCLEELIWNVPGSDGVLDCPLLLIQITRLLCGGFVFALRLNHTMSDAPGLVQFMNAVAELARGAAVPSLAPVWAREILEARQPPKVTCLLREYEDVAGTIVPFDDMVHHSFFFGEAEVAALRKRVPPHLRNSSTFEILTACLWKCRTVAIGAAADEEVRMICIVNARGKAGLDLPAGYYGNAFAFSVAVSTVGKLSANPIGYALDLIKKAKSRVTDEYMRSLADLMVLRGRPHFTVVRSYLVSDVTRAGFEDVDFGWGKAAYGGPAKGGVGAIPGVASFYIPFRNGIVVPVCLPGPAMDKLVQAMNRMIGEDYNDAKDQQPHGNTFIASAL, via the coding sequence ATGGCATCCTCTTCCCTGAGCTTCACCGTCCGCCGGCAAGAGCCCATTCTGGTGGCCCCTGCATCCGCCACCCCTCACGAATTCAAGCGCCTCTCCGACGTGGACGACCAGGATGGGCTGCGGTTCCACATCCCGGTGATCCAATTCTACGGCAATCACCCTTCGATGGCAGGACGCGACCCCGGGAAGGTGATCCGGGAAGCCCTGTCCAGAGCGCTCGTCTTCTACTACCCTTTCGCCGGCCGGCTGAGGGAGACGGAGGGGAGGAAGTTGGTGGTGGAGTGCACCGGGGAGGGCGTGTTGTTCGTCGAGGCCGACGCGGATGTCAGTCTCGAGCAGTTCGGCGACGCCCTGCAACCGCCCTTCCCCTGTTTGGAGGAGCTCATCTGGAACGTCCCTGGCTCCGACGGCGTCCTCGATTGCCCGTTGCTCTTGATCCAGATCACGCGCTTGCTCTGCGGCGGCTTCGTCTTCGCGCTCCGCCTCAACCACACTATGTCTGACGCGCCCGGCCTCGTCCAGTTCATGAACGCCGTTGCAGAGCTGGCTCGAGGGGCGGCCGTTCCATCCTTGGCTCCGGTGTGGGCGCGTGAGATACTGGAGGCGCGGCAACCTCCCAAGGTCACGTGCCTTCTCCGTGAGTATGAAGACGTCGCCGGCACCATCGTCCCCTTCGACGATATGGTGCACCACTCCTTCTTCTTCGGCGAGGCCGAGGTGGCTGCGCTCCGGAAGCGCGTGCCGCCGCACCTCCGCAACAGCTCCACCTTCGAGATCCTTACCGCCTGCCTCTGGAAGTGCCGCACCGTCGCCATCGGGGCTGCCGCCGACGAGGAGGTCCGGATGATCTGCATTGTCAACGCCCGCGGCAAGGCCGGCCTGGACCTCCCGGCAGGGTACTACGGGAACGCCTTCGCGTTCTCGGTGGCGGTGTCTACGGTGGGAAAGCTGAGCGCCAACCCCATCGGCTACGCGCTGGACCTGATCAAGAAGGCCAAGTCGAGGGTTACCGACGAGTACATGAGGTCGCTGGCGGACCTGATGGTGCTGCGGGGGCGGCCCCACTTCACGGTGGTGCGGTCGTACCTGGTCTCCGACGTGACTCGAGCAGGGTTCGAGGACGTGGACTTCGGGTGGGGGAAGGCGGCCTACGGAGGTCCGGCAAAGGGCGGCGTCGGAGCCATCCCCGGAGTGGCGAGCTTCTACATACCTTTCAGGAACGGGATCGTTGTTCCAGTGTGTTTACCAGGCCCCGCCATGGACAAGTTGGTACAAGCAATGAATAGAATGATCGGGGAAGACTACAATGACGCAAAGGACCAACAGCCACATGGCAATACCTTCATTGCCTCTGCACTTTGA
- the LOC122002030 gene encoding uncharacterized protein LOC122002030 isoform X2 — protein sequence MPALSMKRKSNEGCLRLHSVHARQKLTRRSEKFASQINTDVETSDQCFQDDDGQQHPKEIATSTEESGCRSRTTESDGASPLLLNWSSLSSDVLSIETMGSLTTLLTSEEETIFSPNFEDGDSQLKITNHGDGVKDETPELPNLVADEGDDGNSGLTDYQACSLLDICISDSVPSLPFDSSMGFTDVSLHHYELTNSDRLFDMAEKCVQRRSQGWALLGSSPVKPSNA from the exons ATGCCAGCATTGAGCATGAAGAGAAAGTCAAACGAGGGATGTCTAAGATTGCACAGTGTTCATGCTCGTCAAAAGTTAACCAGGAGATCAGAAAAATTTGCTTCTCAGATTAATACAGATGTAGAAACTTCTGATCAATGTTTCCAAGATGATGATG GACAGCAGCATCCAAAAGAAATTGCTACAAGTACAGAGGAATCAGGGTGTCGCTCAAGGACAACAGAATCAGATGGAGCATCACCTCTATTGCTGAACTGGTCCTCGTTATCATCTGATGTTTTATCCATTGAAACAATG GGTTCTCTAACAACACTGTTAACGTCTGAAGAGGAAACAATTTTCTCACCCAATTTTGAGGATGGTGATTCACAGTTGAAAATAACTAATCATGGCGATGGAG TTAAAGATGAAACTCCTGAATTGCCAAATCTGGTTGCGGATGAAGGTGATGATGGAAACAGTGGCCTGACTGATTATCAAGCTTGCAGTTTGTTGGATATCTGCATCTCAGACAGTGTTCCTTCTTTACCATTTGACAGTAGCATGGGATTTACAGATGTTTCTTTACATCATTATGAACTCACTAATTCTGACAGACTTTTTGATATGGCGGAGAAGTGTGTGCAAAGGCGTAGTCAGGGCTGGGCTTTGCTGGGTTCTAGCCCAGTGAAGCCTAGCAATGCCTAG